In the Hordeum vulgare subsp. vulgare chromosome 7H, MorexV3_pseudomolecules_assembly, whole genome shotgun sequence genome, one interval contains:
- the LOC123413084 gene encoding protein PAF1 homolog, producing MAYRPYPPPQGPFPPQAPPINPYGQPPQQQAGYGQMPPPPFHAPPPPPPGPPPPHQPQYNFGHARPQQQQQPPPPPQLYYQPPPPPYGGNNNQAPPPPPPISAPPSAPPPPPAQPPPRVAPPPPKEQQAKAALPRVETEEERRARKKREYEKQKVEDRKQQQMMRQSQATILQKTQQVRAAQQQQQPQPQSRHLQPSGGTRVATTVSRPVSAPNTERFENRLKKPTTFLCKHKFRNELPDPSAQLKWLPLNKDKDRYTKYRISSLEKNYLPKMIVPEDLGIPLDLLDMAVYNPPNVQLPLAPEDEELLRDDEVLTPVKPEGIRKKERPTDKGMSWLVKTQYISPLSTDAAKMSITEKQAKERRESREGRDNVLENLNDRQKRIKAIAESFKAAKSRPVHQTKRGMEPEFVLPLVPDFDSYNDPFVMVNFDGDPTADSEQYNKLERSVRDECESQALMKSFQVSGSDPAKQEKFLAYMAPAPHELVKDLDDENEDFQYSWIREYHWEVRGDDKQDPTTYLVSFDDDDAKYLPLPTKLVLQKKKAKEGRSGDEIEHFPVPSRITVSRTAHGDEMEHGESSSMPGNLKRQRSSVDDDLDEHPRHFHVEDMGQYSEEDYSD from the exons ATGGCGTACCGGCCGTACCCGCCGCCTCAAGGGCCCTTCCCGCCGCAGGCCCCTCCTATCAACCCGTACGGGCAGCCGCCGCAGCAGCAGGCGGGGTACGGCCAGATGCCACCGCCACCGTTtcacgcgccgccgccgccgccgcccggacCGCCCCCGCCGCACCAGCCTCAGTACAACTTCGGCCACGCGCgcccgcagcagcagcagcagccgccgccgccgccccaattGTATTACCAGCCCCCACCGCCGCCGTACGGCGGGAACAACAATCAAGCtccccctccaccaccaccaatatCTGCTCCACCttcggcaccgccaccacctcctgcccAGCCACCCCCACGGGTAGCTCCGCCGCCACCAAAGGAGCAGCAGGCCAAGGCGGCACTTCCAAGagtggagacggaggaggagcggCGAGCAAGGAAGAAGCGCGAGTATGAGAAGCAGAAGGTGGAGGACCggaagcagcagcagatgatGCGCCAGTCGCAGGCCACCATTCTGCAGAAGACACAGCAGGTGCGCGCcgcgcaacagcagcagcagccacAGCCGCAGAGCCGCCACCTCCAGCCATCAGGTGGGACTCGGGTGGCGACAACTGTGTCTCGCCCAGTCTCCGCACCAAACACTGAGAGGTTCGAGAATCGGCTCAAGAAGCCGACAACGTTCCTCTGCAAGCACAA GTTCAGGAATGAACTGCCAGATCCAAGTGCTCAATTGAAATGGCTGCCTCTGAATAAGGACAAGGACCG ATATACCAAATACAGGATCTCATCATTGGAGAAAAACTATCTACCTAAAATGATTGTCCCCGAGGATCTCGGGATACCTCTTGACCTACTTGATATGGCTGTATACAA CCCTCCCAATGTTCAGCTGCCCCTGGCTCCAGAAGATGAAGAGTTGCTGCGTGATGATGAGGTTCTCACCCCTGTTAAACCAGAAGGTATAAGGAAAAAGGAGAGGCCAACCGACAAAGGCATGTCTTGGCTGGTCAAAACACAGTACATTTCTCCACTTAGTACTGATGCAGCCAAAATG TCGATCACtgaaaagcaagcaaaagaaaggcgAGAATCAAGGGAGGGTCGTGATAATGTCCTTGAAAATCTTAATGATAG ACAGAAGCGGATCAAAGCCATTGCCGAATCCTTCAAAGCCGCTAAATCACGCCCTGTCCACCAGACTAAACGAGGGATGGAACCAGAGTTTGTTCTCCCTTTGGTACCCGATTTTGATAG TTATAATGATCCATTTGTTATGGTGAATTTTGATGGAGATCCTACAGCTGATTCAGAGCAGTACAACAAGCTAGAGAGATCTGTACGTGATGAATGCGAATCCCAG GCTCTAATGAAAAGTTTTCAAGTCAGTGGTTCAGACCCTGCAAAACAAGAGAAATTTCTGGCATATATGGCTCCAGCACCCCACGAG CTTGTCAAGGACTtggatgatgaaaatgaagacTTCCAGTACTCCTGGATTCGGGAATATCACTGGGAA GTAAGGGGGGATGACAAACAAGATCCAACGACCTACCTTGTCTcatttgatgatgatgatgcaaaatATTTG CCTCTTCCTACCAAATTAGTATTGCAGAAGAAGAAAGCTAAAGAGGGGAGATCTGGGGATGAAATCGAGCATTTTCCAGTGCCTTCTAGAATTACTGTGAGCAGGACAGCACATGGTGATGAGATGGAGCACGGAGAATCATCCAGCATGCCT GGGAATTTAAAGCGACAAAGATCTTCtgttgatgatgatcttgatgagcATCCGAGGCATTTTCATGTAGAAGATATGGGGCAGTATAGTGAAGAAGACTATTCTGATTGA